One stretch of Riemerella columbina DNA includes these proteins:
- the rnc gene encoding ribonuclease III, producing the protein MKFTGYLRKFFVRKPASSTAQKYTDRDDFLYNNLNKILSLKPKNIAWYQEAFSLRTQRCSLNYDRLEFLGDAVLGSIISYYLYTQYPQKNEGFLTQMKSKIVNRKNLNQIGEQLKLKSLIKGRKGYKHSEDLSGNLLEALIGAIYMDLGYEECQKLVLTKLLPHSEILRLEHKIISYKSLLLEWSQKHKLKITYETQEESLSNQNKRFRTFLFLEGEKIANATETSKKRAEEKVAQRAFYALNKKQKIIEK; encoded by the coding sequence ATGAAGTTTACAGGCTATCTTAGAAAATTTTTTGTAAGGAAACCTGCATCTTCCACAGCTCAAAAATATACCGATAGAGACGATTTTCTCTATAACAACCTCAACAAAATTTTAAGCCTGAAACCTAAGAATATCGCTTGGTATCAGGAGGCTTTTTCACTAAGAACGCAGCGGTGTAGTTTAAACTATGACCGATTGGAATTCTTGGGAGATGCGGTGTTAGGAAGCATTATTTCATATTATCTTTATACCCAATATCCGCAAAAAAATGAGGGCTTTCTCACTCAGATGAAGTCCAAGATTGTCAATAGAAAAAATTTGAACCAAATAGGGGAGCAACTGAAGCTCAAAAGCCTTATTAAAGGGAGAAAAGGCTATAAACATAGTGAGGACTTGTCGGGGAATTTGTTGGAGGCGCTTATCGGAGCTATTTATATGGATTTAGGGTACGAGGAATGCCAAAAACTGGTGCTCACAAAGCTTTTGCCACATTCGGAAATCCTGAGGCTGGAGCATAAAATCATCAGTTATAAAAGTTTGCTCTTAGAGTGGAGCCAAAAACATAAACTCAAAATAACCTACGAGACCCAAGAGGAAAGTCTGTCTAACCAAAATAAAAGGTTTAGAACTTTTCTTTTCTTAGAAGGCGAAAAAATAGCCAATGCTACGGAAACTTCCAAAAAAAGAGCCGAAGAGAAAGTGGCACAGCGCGCTTTTTATGCATTAAACAAAAAACAAAAAATCATTGAAAAATAA
- the folE gene encoding GTP cyclohydrolase I FolE encodes MNDFFDNDDDVFTGKEHTPLREDAFVKTPEEKIKIIEQHFAEIMHTLGLDMSDDSLKDSPKRVAKMYVNEIFGGLLPENKPGISTFSNKYKYRQMLVEKDITVYSFCEHHFLPIIGKAHVAYISNGEVIGLSKINRIVDYYAKRPQVQERLTMQIADAMKEALGTKDVACIIDAKHLCVNCRGIKDTASSTITAELSGIFRTNPITRQEFLHYVGSHTKLD; translated from the coding sequence ATGAATGATTTTTTTGATAATGATGATGATGTTTTTACTGGCAAAGAGCACACCCCACTCCGCGAAGATGCTTTTGTAAAAACACCCGAGGAGAAAATAAAAATTATAGAGCAACATTTTGCCGAAATTATGCATACTCTGGGGTTAGATATGTCCGATGACTCTCTAAAAGACTCCCCAAAACGCGTGGCTAAAATGTATGTGAATGAAATTTTTGGCGGCCTCCTCCCTGAGAATAAACCAGGCATCTCTACTTTTAGTAATAAATACAAATACCGCCAAATGCTGGTGGAGAAAGACATTACCGTTTATTCTTTCTGCGAGCATCATTTCCTACCGATTATTGGGAAAGCCCATGTGGCGTACATCTCTAACGGCGAGGTTATCGGACTTTCTAAAATCAATAGAATTGTAGATTATTACGCCAAACGCCCACAGGTGCAGGAGCGCCTTACCATGCAAATTGCCGATGCGATGAAGGAAGCCCTCGGCACAAAAGATGTGGCGTGTATTATTGATGCCAAGCACCTTTGCGTGAACTGTCGCGGCATTAAAGACACCGCCAGCTCTACCATTACGGCAGAATTGAGCGGCATTTTCCGCACCAATCCCATTACGAGACAAGAGTTTCTGCACTATGTAGGCAGCCACACCAAGCTTGATTAA
- the fabF gene encoding beta-ketoacyl-ACP synthase II — translation MELKRVVVTGFGAITPIGNNAKEYWENLIKGESGAAPITLFDATNFKTKFACEVKNFNPLDFFDKKEAKKMDRNTQLGLVAAREAVAHSGIIEANVDKNRVGVIWGSGIGGLETFENEVLGWANTEIPRFNPFFIPKMIADITPGHISIEYGFHGPNYTTVSACASSANAIIDSKMLIQLGKADVIVCGGSEAAVTASGVGGFNAMMALSTRNDDPKTASRPFDKDRDGFVLGEGAGCIILEEYEHAVKRGATIYAELKGGGMSADAHHMTAPHPEGLGAYLVMKNCLEDAGVTADEVDHINMHGTSTPLGDIAESNAISRLLGEHAFDIQINSTKSMTGHLLGAAGVIEAIAAIGTIVHNTVPPTINHFTDDEKIDPRLNFTFNHPVEKQVDIAMSNTFGFGGHNACVLFKKV, via the coding sequence ATGGAATTGAAAAGAGTAGTTGTAACCGGTTTTGGTGCTATTACCCCTATAGGAAATAATGCTAAAGAGTATTGGGAAAACCTAATCAAAGGTGAGAGCGGTGCCGCTCCAATTACTCTTTTCGATGCCACTAATTTTAAAACGAAATTTGCGTGTGAGGTTAAAAACTTCAATCCTTTAGACTTTTTTGATAAAAAAGAGGCTAAAAAAATGGATAGAAATACGCAATTGGGCTTAGTAGCAGCCCGCGAGGCTGTTGCCCATTCTGGGATTATAGAAGCCAATGTAGATAAAAATCGTGTTGGTGTGATCTGGGGGTCTGGTATTGGCGGTTTAGAAACTTTTGAAAACGAAGTTTTAGGCTGGGCAAATACAGAAATCCCGAGGTTTAACCCATTCTTTATCCCGAAGATGATTGCGGACATCACACCAGGGCACATTTCCATAGAATACGGCTTCCACGGGCCTAACTATACCACTGTGTCGGCTTGTGCATCTTCTGCGAATGCCATTATAGACTCTAAAATGCTCATCCAATTAGGAAAGGCAGATGTGATCGTTTGTGGTGGTTCAGAGGCTGCTGTTACAGCAAGTGGCGTAGGAGGGTTTAATGCGATGATGGCACTTTCTACCCGAAATGATGACCCAAAAACCGCTTCAAGACCGTTTGACAAAGACCGAGATGGCTTTGTTTTAGGCGAAGGCGCTGGCTGTATTATTTTAGAAGAATATGAACACGCCGTAAAGCGTGGCGCTACCATTTATGCCGAGCTGAAAGGCGGCGGTATGAGTGCTGATGCCCACCATATGACCGCACCACATCCAGAAGGTTTGGGTGCTTATTTGGTGATGAAAAATTGTTTAGAAGACGCTGGTGTAACCGCTGATGAGGTAGACCATATCAATATGCACGGCACTTCTACACCATTGGGCGATATAGCGGAGTCTAACGCGATTTCTCGCTTGTTGGGAGAGCACGCTTTTGATATTCAAATCAACTCTACAAAGTCTATGACAGGGCATTTGTTGGGCGCTGCAGGGGTTATAGAAGCCATAGCAGCCATCGGAACTATTGTTCATAATACGGTGCCACCAACCATCAACCACTTTACAGATGATGAGAAAATAGACCCTCGTCTCAACTTTACCTTCAACCACCCTGTGGAGAAGCAAGTGGACATTGCGATGAGTAACACTTTCGGTTTTGGTGGACACAATGCGTGTGTACTCTTTAAGAAAGTATAA
- a CDS encoding acyl carrier protein has product MSDIASRVKAIIADKLDVEETEVTPEASFTNDLGADSLDTVELIMEFEKEFNIQIPDDQAEKITTVGHAITYVEEVVNK; this is encoded by the coding sequence ATGTCAGACATTGCATCAAGAGTAAAAGCGATTATCGCTGATAAGTTGGATGTGGAGGAAACAGAAGTAACTCCAGAAGCTAGTTTCACTAATGATTTAGGCGCAGACTCGCTTGATACTGTGGAACTCATTATGGAATTTGAGAAAGAGTTCAATATCCAAATTCCTGATGACCAAGCAGAAAAAATTACTACAGTAGGGCACGCAATTACCTATGTAGAAGAAGTGGTAAACAAATAA
- the lnt gene encoding apolipoprotein N-acyltransferase: MKYIVLALISALLFSISWPTYGIPYFIFIAWVPLLMLEHEITKFSSINHKSWAVFGCAYLAFVVWNAVTTGWLYEARNPDGSHAWFAVIFPVVVNALLMSLAFQLYHWYKKAKGTYWGLAFFIAIWMSFEKFHLAWEFTWPWLNLGNVFAEKPQLIQWYDTLGATGGSFWVLIVNVWAFYTLRIWEAGRKSKDLIKNMGILIALMGVPILISLIKYQQFDEKPIGKVRVMMMQPDLNPYTEKYQKDSLQIVSELLELAQNDKTPQIEYYLAPETAFPGYGGLSENGLKDSKQVQLVENFLQAHPKSVFMGGVSTYQIRNRDQIEVEAYNSAIQIEPQGRYQVYHKGKLVPGVEIFPYIKVLKPLLGDAMLNFGGTISSLGQSEERVVFSNPFNQGKIAPIICYESVYGEFVTDYVKKGANFLGIVTNDSWWGISQGHRQLLAYARLRAIENRREIARAANSGISAHIDAKGNILEDTFYGDRTVLVSDIQLYNGTTFYTRAGDLLSRICIFALGFLVCYLFVEKIRGKSVF, encoded by the coding sequence ATGAAATACATCGTCTTAGCCCTCATTTCGGCATTATTGTTCTCCATTTCTTGGCCCACCTATGGCATTCCCTATTTTATATTTATTGCGTGGGTACCGCTACTGATGTTAGAGCACGAAATCACAAAATTTTCAAGCATAAATCACAAAAGTTGGGCAGTTTTTGGTTGCGCTTACCTCGCGTTTGTTGTGTGGAATGCCGTAACAACAGGCTGGCTCTACGAAGCAAGAAACCCAGATGGCTCACACGCTTGGTTTGCAGTAATTTTTCCCGTGGTGGTCAATGCGTTATTGATGAGCTTGGCGTTCCAGCTTTACCATTGGTACAAAAAGGCAAAAGGCACCTATTGGGGGCTCGCATTTTTTATCGCCATATGGATGTCGTTTGAGAAATTCCACCTCGCTTGGGAATTCACTTGGCCGTGGCTCAATTTAGGCAATGTTTTCGCAGAAAAACCACAACTCATCCAGTGGTATGACACTTTGGGCGCCACAGGCGGCAGTTTTTGGGTGCTAATAGTCAATGTTTGGGCATTTTATACCCTTAGAATCTGGGAAGCGGGTAGAAAATCCAAAGATTTAATAAAGAATATGGGCATACTGATCGCTTTGATGGGTGTTCCAATTCTCATTTCCTTAATAAAATACCAACAATTTGATGAAAAACCGATCGGCAAAGTCAGAGTGATGATGATGCAGCCGGATCTAAACCCCTACACCGAAAAATACCAAAAAGATAGCCTACAAATTGTTTCGGAACTTTTAGAATTAGCCCAAAACGATAAAACCCCTCAAATTGAGTATTACCTTGCCCCAGAAACCGCTTTCCCTGGCTATGGAGGGCTCTCAGAGAACGGACTGAAAGACAGCAAACAGGTTCAATTAGTGGAAAATTTTCTCCAAGCGCATCCCAAATCGGTATTTATGGGCGGCGTTTCCACTTATCAAATTAGAAATAGAGACCAAATAGAGGTAGAAGCCTATAATTCTGCCATACAGATAGAGCCACAAGGGCGTTATCAAGTCTATCATAAAGGGAAATTGGTGCCAGGAGTAGAGATTTTCCCTTATATTAAAGTCCTTAAACCTCTTTTAGGCGATGCGATGCTTAATTTTGGAGGAACGATCTCTTCTTTGGGACAAAGTGAGGAGCGCGTCGTATTCAGCAACCCATTTAATCAAGGGAAAATAGCCCCTATCATCTGTTATGAAAGCGTCTACGGCGAATTCGTTACCGATTATGTTAAAAAAGGCGCCAATTTCTTAGGAATAGTCACCAATGATTCTTGGTGGGGCATCTCGCAGGGGCATCGGCAGCTTTTGGCTTACGCACGACTGCGGGCTATAGAAAACCGCCGAGAAATAGCGCGCGCTGCCAACAGTGGAATATCTGCACACATCGATGCTAAGGGGAATATCTTAGAAGACACCTTTTATGGAGACCGCACGGTATTGGTTTCCGATATTCAGCTCTATAATGGCACTACTTTCTATACCCGCGCCGGCGATTTACTTTCCAGAATTTGTATTTTTGCCTTAGGCTTCCTCGTTTGCTATCTTTTTGTAGAAAAAATAAGAGGAAAGAGCGTATTTTAA
- a CDS encoding helix-turn-helix transcriptional regulator, translating into MKNNIKIERTILQLTQEALAKQIGVSRQTINALEAGKYIPSTLLALKIAKVFGKRVEDLFQLEDSDY; encoded by the coding sequence ATGAAAAATAACATCAAAATAGAGCGGACTATCCTCCAACTGACACAAGAAGCCTTAGCAAAGCAAATTGGTGTAAGTCGGCAGACCATTAATGCCTTAGAAGCGGGGAAATATATCCCTTCTACCCTATTGGCGCTCAAAATTGCTAAAGTTTTTGGTAAACGCGTGGAAGATCTTTTCCAACTAGAAGACAGCGATTATTAA
- the cysS gene encoding cysteine--tRNA ligase, which yields MELKIYNSLSGEKEIFKPIVEGKIGMYVCGPTVYNNVHLGNVRTFMSFDFIYRTLLHLGYQVRYVRNITDAGHLTDDGDVNNDRFVKQSRLEKLEPMEIVQKYTVDFHHILDLFNLLPPTIEPTATGHIIEQIELTQKLIDKGFAYESNGSVYFDVVAYNQRGLNYGELSRRNIEELFANTRDLDGQGEKKNPQDFALWKNASPQHIMRWNSPWGAGFPGWHLECTAMSTKYLGDQFDIHGGGLDLKFPHHECEIAQGKACNDTEPVNYWMHTNMLTMNGQRMSKSTGNYILPIQLISGNNDFFEKPFHPSVVRFYFMQAHYRSVLDISNEALIASEKGFQRLMEAIKILDQLTPNPNDQEDAEFKVSEWQEKCYAALLDDFNSPILIAHLFEAVKLIFALKDQKATISAQDLETLKRLMHDFVFEVLGLQTIEENNNEKLDQALQILINLRNQARKAKNWELSDQIRDQLLAYGIELKDGKDGTTYTLS from the coding sequence TTGGAACTCAAAATATACAACTCTCTATCAGGAGAAAAGGAAATTTTTAAACCCATTGTAGAAGGCAAAATCGGGATGTATGTCTGCGGCCCTACGGTATATAATAATGTCCATTTGGGCAATGTTAGGACTTTTATGTCTTTTGATTTTATCTACCGTACCCTCCTCCATTTGGGCTACCAAGTTCGCTATGTTCGTAATATTACCGATGCAGGACACCTGACCGATGATGGCGATGTGAACAACGACCGCTTCGTTAAACAATCTCGGTTAGAAAAACTGGAGCCGATGGAAATTGTGCAGAAATATACCGTTGATTTCCACCACATTTTGGATTTATTCAACCTCCTGCCACCGACTATTGAGCCCACCGCTACGGGACACATCATCGAACAAATAGAGCTTACACAAAAACTCATCGACAAAGGTTTTGCCTACGAAAGCAATGGCTCGGTGTATTTTGATGTGGTGGCTTATAACCAGCGCGGACTTAACTACGGCGAGCTTTCACGAAGAAATATAGAAGAACTTTTTGCTAACACCCGAGATTTAGACGGTCAAGGCGAGAAAAAAAATCCGCAGGATTTTGCCCTTTGGAAAAATGCCTCGCCGCAGCATATTATGCGCTGGAATTCCCCTTGGGGCGCTGGTTTCCCTGGTTGGCATTTAGAATGTACCGCGATGAGCACCAAATATTTAGGTGACCAATTTGACATCCACGGCGGCGGTTTAGACTTAAAATTCCCTCACCACGAGTGCGAAATTGCACAAGGTAAAGCCTGCAATGATACCGAGCCTGTTAATTATTGGATGCACACCAATATGCTCACAATGAATGGACAGCGGATGAGCAAATCCACCGGCAATTACATCCTCCCTATTCAACTCATTTCTGGCAATAATGATTTTTTTGAAAAGCCTTTTCATCCTTCCGTGGTGCGTTTTTACTTTATGCAAGCCCACTACAGAAGCGTTTTGGATATTTCCAACGAAGCGCTCATCGCCAGTGAGAAAGGTTTCCAAAGGCTGATGGAAGCCATTAAAATTTTAGACCAACTAACTCCTAATCCGAACGACCAAGAAGATGCCGAATTCAAGGTTTCCGAGTGGCAAGAGAAATGCTATGCCGCATTGTTGGACGATTTCAACTCACCGATATTGATTGCCCACCTCTTTGAAGCTGTGAAGTTGATCTTCGCCTTGAAAGACCAAAAAGCGACCATTTCGGCTCAAGATTTAGAAACCCTAAAACGCCTGATGCACGATTTCGTTTTTGAGGTTTTAGGCTTGCAAACCATCGAGGAAAATAACAACGAAAAGTTAGACCAAGCGCTACAAATCCTCATCAATCTGAGAAACCAAGCCAGAAAGGCTAAAAATTGGGAGCTCAGCGACCAGATTAGAGACCAACTCCTCGCCTATGGCATAGAACTGAAGGATGGCAAAGACGGCACTACTTATACTTTGAGTTAA
- a CDS encoding IPExxxVDY family protein: MKNKKFILEAEEEERTVGLLRLAHRMEDYEFFFKLNRINPFKFSRLEDVEMDDYSLVYQFARYQTYDEATRTIYSFVANKSHHAQKKTDVIDLFSDLYEPMYIFPQYPEVDYILLIKDVFTKFSVILLPEQLTFPLQEVVLSPEQKFYQTIQYYE, translated from the coding sequence TTGAAAAATAAAAAATTCATTCTTGAAGCGGAGGAGGAGGAGCGCACAGTGGGGTTATTGCGGCTTGCTCATCGGATGGAAGATTATGAATTTTTTTTTAAACTCAACCGCATCAATCCGTTTAAATTCAGTAGATTGGAAGATGTGGAGATGGATGATTACTCGCTGGTGTATCAATTTGCCAGATACCAAACCTATGATGAAGCTACACGAACCATTTATAGCTTTGTAGCGAATAAATCTCATCACGCACAGAAAAAAACAGATGTAATAGATTTATTTTCAGATTTATACGAGCCTATGTATATTTTCCCACAGTATCCAGAGGTAGATTATATTTTGTTAATAAAGGATGTATTTACTAAATTTTCTGTAATTTTGCTGCCGGAACAGCTGACTTTTCCCCTCCAAGAGGTGGTATTAAGTCCAGAACAAAAGTTCTATCAAACCATTCAATACTATGAATAA
- a CDS encoding aldehyde dehydrogenase family protein has protein sequence MIEQSLEKAHQSFLHWKNIPFEERQTYLKTLADVLNQKRHQFGQLITQEMNKPISQAVAEVEKSATMAAFYSEIENPLQPEHINTEFKISEVHPTPLGVILGVMPWNYPFWQVLRFAIPTILAGNTVVVKHASICKGSGDTIAQAFAEAGFPEGIFQHLDVGHQAIETILKHPAVQGVSLTGSEKAGSSVASIAGREIKKSVLELGGSDAFIILDDADLQEAASVGALSRLQNCGQTCIAAKRFIVHQQVKNEFLPLFIAEYQKFQPNDPFLESTNLSGMARKDLADELETQYQKAIEHGAEIVLPLVRLSDVNFQPGLILVKKGNPILQEELFGPLGILMVAENDEDAINLANAVPFGLGNAVWSANTSRALQVAKALESGTVSINAMTKSDARLPFGGVKKSGYGTELSLKALFEFTYPKTIVAP, from the coding sequence ATGTTTTGAACCAAAAACGCCATCAGTTTGGGCAATTGATTACCCAAGAGATGAACAAGCCAATCAGCCAAGCCGTGGCAGAGGTGGAAAAATCGGCAACGATGGCGGCTTTCTACTCCGAAATAGAAAACCCTCTGCAACCAGAACACATCAACACAGAGTTTAAAATCAGCGAGGTTCACCCTACCCCACTGGGCGTTATTTTGGGTGTGATGCCTTGGAATTATCCATTTTGGCAAGTTTTGAGATTTGCCATCCCTACCATTTTAGCGGGCAATACCGTGGTGGTCAAGCACGCTTCTATCTGTAAAGGTAGTGGTGATACCATTGCCCAAGCCTTCGCAGAAGCTGGCTTTCCAGAAGGCATATTTCAGCATTTAGATGTGGGACATCAGGCTATAGAAACCATTTTAAAACATCCTGCCGTGCAAGGAGTAAGCCTGACAGGCAGCGAGAAAGCAGGAAGTTCTGTAGCGAGCATCGCGGGGCGAGAAATCAAAAAATCTGTATTGGAATTAGGCGGAAGTGATGCCTTCATCATCTTAGATGATGCCGATTTACAAGAAGCCGCCAGCGTGGGCGCATTATCCAGACTTCAAAATTGTGGGCAGACTTGCATTGCTGCCAAACGCTTTATTGTCCATCAACAAGTGAAAAATGAATTTTTGCCATTATTTATTGCGGAATATCAAAAATTTCAGCCTAACGATCCATTTTTAGAAAGCACCAACCTCTCAGGGATGGCGAGAAAAGATTTGGCAGATGAGTTAGAAACCCAATATCAAAAAGCGATAGAACACGGTGCAGAGATCGTGCTACCACTCGTGAGGCTCTCCGATGTGAATTTTCAACCTGGGCTTATTTTGGTCAAAAAAGGAAATCCGATTTTGCAAGAAGAACTGTTTGGACCGCTGGGCATTCTTATGGTCGCAGAAAATGATGAAGATGCCATCAACCTCGCTAATGCGGTGCCTTTTGGTTTAGGCAATGCGGTGTGGAGTGCCAATACTTCTCGTGCGCTCCAAGTGGCAAAGGCTTTGGAGTCTGGTACAGTGAGCATTAACGCAATGACCAAATCTGATGCACGGTTGCCTTTTGGTGGCGTGAAAAAATCAGGCTACGGCACGGAACTTTCCCTAAAAGCTTTGTTTGAGTTCACTTATCCTAAGACCATTGTGGCACCTTAA
- a CDS encoding VanZ family protein translates to MLRKIFLVFIIGYAGLVLYLMFFGFGRVPYPQPIARLAPLVSTFRFVMHSIRWSSVFINIVGNLVLFVPFGFLGVVFPQYQKLQPLVFDMMSAIIILEAVQYFSRLGIFDVDDILLNSMGVVLGYWIYHDLRPFFNYRF, encoded by the coding sequence ATGCTAAGGAAAATCTTTTTGGTTTTTATTATTGGCTATGCAGGGCTGGTGCTTTATCTGATGTTTTTTGGTTTTGGGAGAGTGCCTTATCCACAGCCGATTGCTCGGTTGGCACCGCTGGTTTCTACTTTCCGTTTTGTGATGCATAGCATTCGTTGGTCTTCTGTTTTTATCAATATTGTGGGGAATTTGGTGCTTTTTGTGCCATTTGGGTTTTTAGGCGTGGTTTTTCCTCAGTATCAGAAGTTGCAGCCGCTGGTTTTTGATATGATGAGTGCTATTATCATCTTAGAGGCAGTGCAATACTTTAGCCGATTGGGTATTTTTGATGTTGATGATATCCTTCTTAATAGTATGGGCGTAGTTTTAGGTTATTGGATTTACCATGATCTACGCCCATTTTTTAATTATCGTTTTTAA
- the pyk gene encoding pyruvate kinase: MNKHLKKTKIIATLGPASSSKETMVELIKAGVDVFRINFSHADYDLVRKNVALIREINQEYGFAVSILGDLQGPKLRVGVVKEGSYLNPGDILTFTNEKMEGDSTKVYMTYQKFPQDVKVGERILIDDGKLVLEVIETNLKDTVRAKTIQGGPLSSKKGVNLPNTNVSLPALTEKDIQDANFILDLELDWIALSFVRHAQDIKDLKELIKKHPTNHFKTPIIAKIEKPEGVKNIDEILAECDGIMVARGDLGVEVPMEEVPVIQKTLVKKARMYAKPAIIATQMMETMINSLTPTRAEVNDVANSVLDGADAVMLSGETSVGKYPVDVVKNMAKIVKGIEKTHYYYNRNTILDDKISCVNERFITDKICLSAVKIAQSAGAEAIVTLTHSGYTAFQISAHRPDSHIIVYSANRRVLTMLNLLWGVRAYYYDMEKTTDETVIQVNALTKNYGFLETGDFVVNLNAMPVHNGGMTNTLRLSTV, translated from the coding sequence ATGAATAAACATTTAAAGAAAACCAAAATAATAGCCACATTAGGACCCGCATCTTCTTCCAAGGAAACAATGGTAGAGCTCATCAAAGCGGGCGTAGATGTATTTAGAATCAATTTTTCCCACGCCGATTATGACTTGGTACGGAAAAATGTAGCCCTTATTAGAGAAATTAACCAAGAGTACGGCTTTGCGGTGTCTATTTTAGGCGATTTGCAAGGTCCTAAACTGCGCGTAGGCGTGGTAAAAGAAGGCTCGTACCTCAACCCTGGAGATATTCTCACCTTTACCAATGAAAAAATGGAAGGCGATTCTACCAAGGTTTATATGACTTATCAGAAATTTCCACAAGATGTAAAAGTAGGCGAGAGAATCCTCATTGATGATGGTAAACTGGTCTTAGAGGTGATAGAAACCAACCTGAAAGATACCGTTCGCGCCAAGACCATACAAGGCGGACCTTTAAGCTCCAAAAAAGGCGTGAACTTGCCGAATACCAATGTTTCTCTGCCAGCACTCACGGAGAAAGATATTCAAGATGCCAATTTCATTTTAGACTTGGAGTTGGATTGGATTGCCCTCTCTTTTGTGCGCCACGCTCAAGATATTAAGGACCTCAAAGAGTTGATAAAAAAACACCCAACCAACCATTTCAAAACTCCAATTATTGCCAAAATAGAAAAACCAGAAGGCGTTAAAAACATCGATGAGATTTTAGCGGAATGCGATGGTATTATGGTTGCACGAGGCGACTTAGGCGTGGAAGTACCGATGGAGGAAGTGCCTGTCATTCAGAAAACATTGGTTAAAAAAGCCAGAATGTATGCCAAACCAGCCATCATAGCCACACAAATGATGGAGACGATGATCAACAGCCTTACCCCAACCAGAGCTGAGGTGAATGATGTCGCCAATTCCGTGTTAGATGGTGCCGATGCTGTGATGCTCTCTGGGGAAACTTCCGTGGGGAAATATCCTGTAGATGTGGTTAAAAATATGGCAAAAATTGTGAAAGGTATAGAAAAAACACATTATTATTATAATAGAAATACCATTTTAGATGATAAAATCAGCTGTGTTAATGAGCGGTTTATCACGGATAAAATCTGCCTTTCAGCGGTTAAAATTGCCCAAAGTGCAGGGGCGGAAGCCATTGTAACGCTCACACATTCGGGGTATACAGCGTTCCAGATTTCTGCACACAGACCAGATTCTCACATCATTGTTTATAGCGCCAACCGCCGAGTGCTCACGATGCTCAACCTGCTTTGGGGCGTGCGTGCGTACTATTACGATATGGAGAAAACCACTGATGAAACCGTGATACAAGTGAACGCATTGACCAAAAATTATGGTTTCTTAGAAACTGGTGATTTTGTGGTGAACCTCAATGCGATGCCAGTCCACAACGGTGGTATGACCAATACGCTAAGACTTTCTACGGTTTAA